Genomic segment of Rhodocaloribacter litoris:
CACCCTCGACGGCTGCCTCCAGCGCTTCGGCCCCGACTGGCACCGCGTCTTCGACGCCTTCTACCGCCTCCGCAAGCCCAACGCCGACGCCATCGCCGAGCTCTCCCTCCAGAACTTCATCGAGATGCGCGACCGGGTGGCCGATCCGCGCTTCCCGCTCCGCAAGCACGTCGAGTTCGAGTTGGAACGGCGGCACCCGGACCGCTTCATCCCCCGCTATTCGATGGTGTCCTTCCACCGCATTCCGTACGCCGAGGTGCTCCGGCGGGGCGCGATCCAGGAGAAGATCCTCAGTGAACTGATCGCCGGCGTGGACGCACTCGGCGCGATCGACTGGGAACGGGCGGCCCGGCGCATCGAAGCGGAGTTGCCCCCGCTGGACGCTCACCCCGACGTGCCGGCGTACTGAAAGCCCATCGTGCGTTCCACCTCCGGCGGCAGCTCCGGCAGGGCCGAGCGCGGGATGAAATACGTCGAGAGGTTGACCAGGTCCGTGAACACCTTGTTGCGCTCGGCGGCCTGCCGCAGGTAGTCGTGTCCCGAGGAACCGCCCGTGCCGATCCGGGTGCCGATCATGCGCTGGGCCATGAGCGCGTGCCGGTAGCGCCAGGTAGTGAAGTTCTCGTCGATGTCGACGAGCAGGCTCAGGAGCCGGAACGGCAGGTGGAGGATGGGTTTGTGGCGGTAGAGATGGATCAGCAGGGCCGCCAGCAGGGCCCGGTGCGAGAGGCGCCGGACGCCCCGTGCCACCAGTTCCCGGTGCTTCTCCGGGTCGAAGAGGGCCTCGAAGCCGGTCGCCGTCGCCTCCAGCCCCCGGAGCTGTTTCTCCCGCTCCTCCGGCGTCAGGGCGGGGTTGTTCAGGAGGTGGCGGCGATCCCGTTCGAGCATCCGGCCGACGGCCTCGCGGTAGGCCTGCCAGAAGTCGAAGTCGCCGAAGTGGAGGAAGGGGGTGCGCTCCAGCCACCGCTCGATGCGGTCGAAGAGGGACGGCTCCTTTTCCGAGGCTTCGAGGCGCGCGCGGTCCCCGGGTTTCAGCCGGGAGGTGTACGGCGCCTCGCTGAAGCGGACCCGGTCCTGCGGGCGCAACCCCATGCGGTTTTCGATCAGCCGGAACTGGACGCTCTGGAAGCCCGAGGCGGGGATCAGATAGTTCCTGAACTCGAGGAAATCGAGCGGGGTCATCGTCTCCAGGATGTCGATGTGCTGGAGCAGCACCCGCTGGATGGCGACGATGCGTTCGAGATGGGCCACCGAACGGGCCACGTCCATCTCGTCCACGGTTTCGCCGCCGAAGAGGCGCAGCACGGCGTCGAGCTCCCAGAGGATCTGCTTGAACCAGAGCTCATAGGCCTGGTGGACGATGATGAAGAGCATCTCGTCGTGGGCGGGCGTGCCG
This window contains:
- a CDS encoding tryptophan 2,3-dioxygenase family protein; translation: MDAPNQPLYYADYLALDRLLGCQELESARHGTPAHDEMLFIIVHQAYELWFKQILWELDAVLRLFGGETVDEMDVARSVAHLERIVAIQRVLLQHIDILETMTPLDFLEFRNYLIPASGFQSVQFRLIENRMGLRPQDRVRFSEAPYTSRLKPGDRARLEASEKEPSLFDRIERWLERTPFLHFGDFDFWQAYREAVGRMLERDRRHLLNNPALTPEEREKQLRGLEATATGFEALFDPEKHRELVARGVRRLSHRALLAALLIHLYRHKPILHLPFRLLSLLVDIDENFTTWRYRHALMAQRMIGTRIGTGGSSGHDYLRQAAERNKVFTDLVNLSTYFIPRSALPELPPEVERTMGFQYAGTSG